The DNA region CGACTGGGGCCTCGACGAGGCGATGAAGCGCATTCCCCGCGAGCGCCTCGAAGCTGAGATTCGCATGCACAAAATGGCCAACATCAATCTCATTCGCAACTGGGTCGGCCAAAGCACGAACGAGGACTTCTACGAGCTATGCGACAAGTACGGCATCCTTCTCTGGGACGAGTTCTTCCAGCCCAACCCCAGCGATGGCCCCAACCCTACCGACCTGCCAACGTACATGGCCAACGTCCGCGACAAGATTCTCCGTTTCCGCAACCATCCCTCCATCGCAATCTGGTGCGCGCGCAACGAAGGCTATCCACCTAAGGAGATCGATGATCTGCTGCGTCCTATGATGGCAGAGCTCGATCCCAACCGCCTCTATCAGCCCAGCTCCACCGCAGGCCACGGTGTCTTTTCGAGCGGTCCGTACCATTGGCGCACACCGCGCGAGTTCTACGACTTCAAGCATGCCTTCAAGACCGAGATCGGCAGTGTCTCCATTCCTACGCTCGAGTCCATCCACGGCATGATGCCGCAGAAGGACTGGGAGATCATCAACGACGACTGGGCCGAACATGATTTCGCCCGCGGCGCCTCCGGCGGCGATACCTACCGCAATGTGATCGAGGCTCGCTACGGCAAGCTGGCCAATCTCGCCGACTTCGTTCGCAAGGCCCAGCTCGCCAACTACGAGGCCTTCCGCGCCATGTATGAGGGCCGCAACGCCAAGCTCTTCAACCCCAGCACCGCCATCATTACGTGGATGAGCAATCCGGCGCAGCCGAGCTTCGTCTGGCAGCTCTATCACCACGACCTCGAGCCCAACTCGTCTCTCTTCGCCGTTGAGAAGGCAGGCGAGCTCCAGCACATCCAACTGAACGAGAGCAACGGCGACGTTCAGGTCATCAATAATCTCCCCATCGCATTGACGGGTGTCACCGCGCACATCTCCATCTATAACCTCGACGGCTCCATCCCTTATCAGCACGACTTTAACGTCACCGCTCCACCCAGTGTCGCCACCAGTCTTGGCATAGTGCCGTGGCCTGCGAACCTGTCGGCCGTCCACTTCGTCAAGCTCGACCTGCACGACGCCTCCGGCAAACTTCTCTCCACCAACTTCTACTGGCGCGCTCTGCCCGAGCATCAGGACGACCTCACCGCTCTCAATCAGTTACGCACCGTTACTCTAGACGCCAAGGTTGAGCGCCACGACGCCGACGGCAAATGCCTGCTCACGGTCACGCTGCACAACCCCGGTTCACAGGTAGCGTTGATGGCTCACCTGCAACTGCGTCGCCAGCACTCAGGCGAGCGCGTCCTTCCCGTCTTCTATAGCGACAACTACGTCTCGCTCGTTCCTAACGAGACCAGGACCATCTCGATTGAAGCCAGCGCAGCCGATCTCAAGGGCGAGACGCCGTTGGTTGTCCTCGATGGTTGGAACATCGCAGTCACGCCATCCTCATCATCCGCTGCCGCCATTGCACTCAACGTCGATGCCCAGGTCAATCACTGGCCCGTCACCGGCATTCCCATGTACGTTCCGCCTCCGGTACCCGCGGCCTCGGGACAGACAAACTAAAGTGGAGTAATGGTGCAGGCAGTGGAATCAGTTAACGGCAGGGAAGTCTACGCGAAGATCACGCTGCGGCTTATCCCGTATCTCTTCCTGCTCTACATCGTGGCGTATCTTGACCGCGTCAATGTCGGCTTCGCCGCCATGGACATGCAGCGCGAGCTGCACTACAGCAACACCGTCTACGGAACCGGCGCGGGCATCTTCTTTATTGGCTCCGCGCTCTTCGATCTTCCCAGCAACCTCATGCTGGCCCGCGTCGGCGCAAAGGTCTGGATCGCACGCATCATGATCTCGTGGGGCATCATCTCCACCTGCATGATGTTCGTGCGCTCGCCCGAATCGTTCTACATCCTTCGTTTTCTTCTCGGAGCCTGCGAGGCCGGATTCTTTCCCGGCATGATCTTCTATCTCACCTACTGGTACCCTTCGCACGAGCGCGCCCGCGCCGTAGCCAAGTTCATGACCGCAACTTCGCTTGCCGGTGTAGTTGGCGGCCCGCTCTCCAGCGCCTTGCTGCGCCTCGACGGCTTCAAAGGATTGGCGGGCTGGCAGTGGCTCTTCCTCTCCGAAGGCATACCAACCATCCTGCTCGGCATCTCCGTACTCTTCCTGCTAAAGAACAAGCCCGAAGAAGTTCATTGGCTCAAGCCGGAAGAGAAGGCATGGCTCGCCGACGAGTTGCAGCGCGACCGCATCCGCTACGGCGCAGCGGAGCATCACGCCCTGCGCGACGCCATCCGCCTGCCCATGCTCTGGCTGCTCGCCGGAGCCTACTTCGTCAGCCAGGTCGGTGTCTACATCGTCAACCTGTGGATGCCGCTCATCCTCAGCACGTTCTCCGGTGGCGCGCATACGGCCAGCGTCATCGCACGTTATGCCACGCTGCCGTATCTCGCTGCAGCCATCTTTACCGTGATCGTAGGCTGGAACTCCGATCGCACCACCGAGCGCCGCTGGCACATCGCCGGCTGCCTGCTACTCGCCGCAACCGGCTTCGCGTGGACGGCGGTTGCGCACAACATCGTGGTCGCCATTGTCGCCATGACCTTCGCCGCCATGGGCCTGTGGAGCATGATGGGCCCCTTCTGGACGTTGACCACCAGCGTCCTCGGCGACGCAGCAGCAGCGGCAGCCGTTGCCATTCTCACTACCATCGGCGGTGTAGGCGCCTTCCTCGGCCCATACTCCATCGGCAGAATCCGCGACATCACCCACAGTTTTCAAGGCGGCCTCTACGCCATGAGCGCACTGGCAGTCGGCGCCGCGTTGCTGGCTCTTGCCGCAAGATCAGGGAAACAGTCGCCCAAGACAAAAT from Edaphobacter dinghuensis includes:
- a CDS encoding glycoside hydrolase family 2 protein, which translates into the protein MVAGVLALFSTPPASASSALPAPVVVSSGWQLQDAAKVSQSGDAVSLPTFTPQNWYAATVPGTVLTSLVNNGVYPEPLYGENNRPDKIPESLCRTPYWYRAVITVPKSYDHHQTWLNFDGINYASQIWLNGKQIGTTKGAFIRGTFDITSLVKPGKQAVLAVLVSPQPHPGVPHEHTIRNGMGLNGGITAIDGPTFLSTIGWDWIPAIRDRDTGIWRKVYLSASGPVVIKNPRVETDLPLPKLDSADVSIQTTVENTSDQPQKGSLKGSFGGINFQTEVELAPHASTLVALDPKNMPVLRVSNPKLWWPNGYGPQNLYNLHLSFQIKKQISDTSDVSFGIRKITYSVPDSENLTVSVNGVRIFIRGGDWGLDEAMKRIPRERLEAEIRMHKMANINLIRNWVGQSTNEDFYELCDKYGILLWDEFFQPNPSDGPNPTDLPTYMANVRDKILRFRNHPSIAIWCARNEGYPPKEIDDLLRPMMAELDPNRLYQPSSTAGHGVFSSGPYHWRTPREFYDFKHAFKTEIGSVSIPTLESIHGMMPQKDWEIINDDWAEHDFARGASGGDTYRNVIEARYGKLANLADFVRKAQLANYEAFRAMYEGRNAKLFNPSTAIITWMSNPAQPSFVWQLYHHDLEPNSSLFAVEKAGELQHIQLNESNGDVQVINNLPIALTGVTAHISIYNLDGSIPYQHDFNVTAPPSVATSLGIVPWPANLSAVHFVKLDLHDASGKLLSTNFYWRALPEHQDDLTALNQLRTVTLDAKVERHDADGKCLLTVTLHNPGSQVALMAHLQLRRQHSGERVLPVFYSDNYVSLVPNETRTISIEASAADLKGETPLVVLDGWNIAVTPSSSSAAAIALNVDAQVNHWPVTGIPMYVPPPVPAASGQTN
- a CDS encoding MFS transporter, whose product is MVQAVESVNGREVYAKITLRLIPYLFLLYIVAYLDRVNVGFAAMDMQRELHYSNTVYGTGAGIFFIGSALFDLPSNLMLARVGAKVWIARIMISWGIISTCMMFVRSPESFYILRFLLGACEAGFFPGMIFYLTYWYPSHERARAVAKFMTATSLAGVVGGPLSSALLRLDGFKGLAGWQWLFLSEGIPTILLGISVLFLLKNKPEEVHWLKPEEKAWLADELQRDRIRYGAAEHHALRDAIRLPMLWLLAGAYFVSQVGVYIVNLWMPLILSTFSGGAHTASVIARYATLPYLAAAIFTVIVGWNSDRTTERRWHIAGCLLLAATGFAWTAVAHNIVVAIVAMTFAAMGLWSMMGPFWTLTTSVLGDAAAAAAVAILTTIGGVGAFLGPYSIGRIRDITHSFQGGLYAMSALAVGAALLALAARSGKQSPKTKS